The genomic interval GGTAGTCTCAAAAGTGATGAACAAGAAACAACTGCAAAAAACGTTGGAGTGGTATTATTCAGACCATCAGATACTGGCAGCAGACCTCTTCATGTTCCCGCAGTTCATCAATGGTTCCTTGGTAGCGGATGACGCCGTTGTCGATGACGTAGGCTCGATCGCTGAGCCGCAGGGCAACCCCAAGATTCTGTTCGGCCAGCAGGACGGTGAGTCCGGCCGCTTTGAGTTTCATGATCTGCTCTTCCAGCAGAGCGACAATCAGGGGGGCGAGACCCTCGGTGGGCTCGTCAAGCAGAAGGAGGTCCGGGTTGGTCATCAGGGCCCGGCCGATGGTCAGCATCTGCTGCTCGCCGCCGCTGAGAAACCCGGCCCGGCGGTTGTTGATCGCCTTTAGTTGGGGGAAAAATTCGTAAATCTGTTCCTTGTCCCAGAGATCCGTACGGTCATCAGGTTGGCGGGCGGCAATGTCGAGGTTTTCTCCCACCGTCAGGTCGGTAAAGACCCGCCGGTTATCGGGAACATAGCCGATGCCGCGCCGGGCGATGCGAAACGGTTTTTCGCCGGTTATCTCTGTTCCGCGAAAATGGATCGTGCCCCGTTTTGCCGGCGTCAGGCCCATAATACTCCGCATGGTGGTGCTTTTGCCGGCTCCGTTGCGGCCCAGAAGGCAGACAATTTCTCCTTCGGCGATCTCCAGGGAGACATCAAAGAGGATGTGACTCAGTCCGTAGAAGGTGTGGATGTCGACCACTTCAAGCACAATAGTTTCCTTCCCCTAAATAGGCCTCTTTGACCCGGCTGTTCTCCCGGACTACCGCTGGGTTTCCTTGGATGATTGTCTCCCCCCTTTGCATTACCATGATCGTATGGGAAATGGAGAAAACCAGGTCGATGTCGTGCTCACAAAAGAGAATGGTCACCCCCATTTCCGAGGAGAGCCGGCGGATCAACTCAATGGACATCCGGGTTTCCTCAACCGACATGCCGGCGGTGGGCTCATCCATGATCAAGAGATCGGGATTGGTTCCCAGGGAGATGGCGATTTCAAGCACCTTCTGATCGCCATGGGAGAGCATGCCGCTGGTCTGCTCCGCCTTGTCAGCCAGTCCGACGCTATCGAGGATTGCCATGGTTTGAGCAACGGCCAGCCGTCGGGAGGGTGCCCAGAGATTGAACGTTTTTCCCTGCCGGGAGAGGACTGCCAGCTGGACATTTTCAAAGACGGTGAGCCGGTGAAAGATGTTCACCACCTGATAGGAGCGGCTGATTCCCCGGCGGCAGATGGTGTGGGGGGCAAGTCCGGCAATCTCTACCCCCTTAAATTGGATACTGCCGGTCGTTGGGGTCTGGGTGCCGGTAATCAGGCTGAAAAGGGTGGTTTTGCCGGCTCCGTTGGGGCCAATGACGGCGACGATCTCCCCCTCATTGACTGTCAGATGGGCATTGTTGACCGCCATAAAACCGGCAAATGATTTGGTGATGCCTTCAAGGATCAGCATTCAGTCCCCCGTGCCTGTGGTTGATCGGATGGCCAGCTTTTCGAGCAGAAAGCCCAGCACTCCCTCGGGGAGGAAAAAGATAGCCAGCATCAGGACGATGCCGAGAATCATAGTCCAATACTCAGTGTAGCTGCCGACAAATGTCTGCATGGCGACAATGATTGCCGCTCCGGCCATGGGGCCCAAGAAGGTAAACCAGCCCCCCAGGAGGCACATGATCAGGATCTCCAAGGAGAGGGTCCAGAACATCAGGTCGGGAAAGACGCTGCCTTCCACCACGACGAACAGTGACCCGGCCACCCCGGCGAAGAAGCCGGCGATGACCATGCCGACCAGCTGGTGGGCCTTGACATTGATGCCGATAGAGGCACTTCGCTCAGGATTGTCACGGATGCCGAGGAAAATTCTGCCGAAGGTGGAGCGGGTAATGCAGAACATTACCAGCAAGGAGACAAGGACCATGGCCAAGGTGCAGTAGTAGGCCCCGGTGGTCGAACTGATGAGCTCGGGCAGGGGAATGCCGTTGATGCCGTCATCGCCTCCGGTCAGGGAATACCAGCGGAAGGTGATCGCCCAGACCAGCGATCCCAGGGAGATCTGGAGCATGCCGAAATAGAGTTTGGAAAGCCGGACGCAGATCAGGCCGATGACCAATGAAAAACCGGCGGCCACCAGAGGTGCGGCCAGAAAGCCAATCCATGGCGGCAGGTCGGTTTTCGTGAGGAACAGGGCCAGAGTGTAAGCCCCGACGCCATAGAAAACCGCGTGGCCGAACTGATACATTCCCCCGAAGCCGAGGACCATGTTGAGGCTGGTAGCCAGCAGGCCGGTGACGAACATCAGGGAAATCAGATAGAGGTAAAACCGGGAGAGAAAAACCGGCAACAAGGCAAAGAGAACTGCGGTGGCCAGCGCTGCAAGAAACTGCCGGTCCTTGATGATGCGGGTCAGCACAGCAGTTCTCCTTCTACCAGGTTGATTTCAGCAGGCCGTTGGGCCGGAAAGTGAGGACGATGATCACCGCAAGGTAGGGAAAGACAATGGCGTACTGGGGTAGGAGCAGGATGCCGATGGCATCGGTGAGTCCGAAAATCAAGGCCCCCAGCAGAGCGCCCCAGATATTGCCCAGACCACCGATAATAACGATGAGAAAGGTTTCCATGATGATGCCGTGGTCCATCCCCTGGGTGATATTCTGGGTCGGAGCCACCAGGGCGCCGCCGAAGCCGGCGAGAAAGCAGCCGATGACAAAGACGGCACAGAAGACCAGGCTGACATTGATGCCGATGGCACCCACCATCTCCCGGTCAACCGCCGCCGCCCTGGCAATCTTACCGATGGCGGTCCGGTTGGTGAGATACCAGAGACCGGCCGCCACCAGCGGACCTACCGCCAGAAGAAAGAGGTTGTATTTCGGAAACGGCAGGCCGAAGGTTTCAATGGAGCCCTGGAAAAATGACGGCAGGGGCAGGGAACGGTATTCCGAGCCCCAGACCAGTTTTACCAGGTCGCCGAAGACCAGGGTGAAGGAGAAAGTGAAGAGCAGGAGCATCAGATGCTCCCGCTCGTAGAGGTGACGAAACAGGCCCCTCTCCATCAGCAGTCCCGCCAGGGCGACGCAGAGAGGTGACAGCAGCAGGGCGAGCCAGAAGCCCAGACCGCCGCCGCCGAAAAGCAGCGCCAGACTGTAGGTGAGAAAGGCGCCGATCATGTAGAGAGAGCCGTGGGCCAGGTTGGGGATCCGCAAAACTCCAAGCACCAGGCTGAGGCCGGATGAGACGATGAACAGAATCGTCGTCTTGCTCAGGCCGACAAGAATCTGCTGGCAGAAGGCAGCCAGGTTGAGGTTGGCGGCGCAGCCCATCTATTGTTTCCTGGCCTTGGTGATCTCTTCAACTGAAGGAATAACGTCGCTGCCGGGGATGGTAACCAGATCAACGGGCATGAGGAAGTCATATCCTTCAACCTTGGCCGTCGTCCCCATGAACATGGGAAACATCATCTGGTGATCGAAGGCCCGCATGGTCAGGTTGCCGACCGGTGAATCGATGGCCATTCCCTCGATGCTATCGATAAATTTTTCGGTATTGACGGCGCCGGCCTTTTCATAGCCGTTGATGATCAGCTTCGCGGTGGTATAGCCGTACAGGGCACCCACCTTGGGCAGTCGGTTGTAGGCTTTCTGAAAAGCGGCGACAAAGGCTTTGTTGGCACCGGTTGCCGGATAATGAAAATGATAGTTGGACGTGCCGATGACTTTTTCGGGCGCATTCAGCCCCAGGGGTTTGAGGGTTGAAAGTTCGGTTGCCGTATGCATGTAGAAGGGTACTTTTTCATTAAAGCCGGTGGCTTTGGCAGCTTTCAGAAACGGCACACAGTCCCGGCCGCCGGTGGCGATGATGACACAGTCAGGCTTGGCCGCCAGGATCGAAGTGATGTAGGGGGTGAAATCCGGTTCGCCCACCTTCCACCAGGATTGGCCGAGCAGTTCTACTCCTGGTTTGAGCTGCTGCAGATTGTTCCAGACTCCGTCGGCCAGGGCATGACCGTATTCATAGTCATCGCCGGCAATCCAGTATGTGGTAAACGGTTTCAGGGCCAGACCGTGGGCCGCCGCCTTGCCGATCATGGCGGTGTTCTCATTCATGGAGAAAACGTAGCGATGCCCCATTTCGCCGGTGATTTTAGCACTTTTGGCGAAGGTGGCAAAGAATGGAATTTTTTCGTTTTTGCAGAGGTCGGAAATTGCCAGGGCCAGACCGCTGTTGATAGTGCCCATAAGGATGTCAACGTTTTCCTTCATAATCAGTTCCTTGGCGGCGCTCAGTCCCAGCCCCACCTTGAACTTGCTGTCCCGGGTTGTGTAGGTTATCTGCCGGCCCAGGACGCCGCCTTTGGCATTGACTTCATCCACCACCAGCTTGAAGCCGTCGAGGACGTCATTGGTATAGGTGCTGGCCGGGCCGCTGTAACAGTCCACGATCCCCACATGGATCGGTTTGGCGGCCAGGGCTGATGCGGGCAGCATAGTCAGTAGCAGCAGCGAAACCATCATTGTAGATGCAAGAATCCTTTTCATCGTGCTTTCCCTCCCTCATGTGTGGGTGTGATAGTAATCTTTCATTATTGCCGGAACAGTATGCTGAAATTTGCATATCTAGATTTCATTGTTTGCCGAATTTGTCAAGGGACAATTCTTGCCTGATATTCATGTAGGCTAATTGAACTGTGACAGCTGCAGACTGGTTTTTAGCCGGAGAGTTCCCTGTTGACAGCGGTGTGAAGGTGTGTTTATAGAAACGTTCTCGAACAGGGGCACGAAGCCCCAGTCGGCGATTTTCCGATGACAACGGCAGAAGCCTTCCTGATTTTTTCTCCTATTAAACCTTTCCTCAATAATCCCGGAAGTTCCTCGGCAAGAGGATTCTGGAACGATCAGCTGGTGAGTATAATGAAACGTCATTTTTCCTTGATTGCTCTGTTGCTGCTGTTTCTTTTGCCGGCGGCTGCTCTTGGTGCAGCCGTTGATGCGGTTACCCGCACGGTTGAAAAAACGGTTGCCGTGCAGCAGGAGACGCAGAAAGAGGTCAGTGCCTGGGAGCTGGAGCGCCAACAGCTGGATAATGACCTGCAGAATTTGAAGATGCAGGCTGACCTGCTGCGCCATCGGCAGCAGAAATTGCAGGCCTATATCCGGGAACGGCAAACCAGGATTGACGAACTCCAGCAGAGCATTGCCGAGCAGCAGAATGTTGCCCGGGAGCTGGAGCCGTTTCTTGATGCGACCCTCGAGCAGGCGAAAAGCCTCTATCAAAAGGATCTGCCTTTTCTGGTTGATGAGCGGGAGCAGCGGTTTGCTGATCTGGCTCTCTTTCTTGACAGCTATGATGCGACCCCGGCCGATAAATTGCGGCGTGTGCTGGAGATGCTCCATATCGAAGCCCGCTACGGTCACCATGTGGAGGCTGGCGAGGGAATGCTGCCGTTGGCCGGGGTGGAGACCACGGTGAATATCTTTCGTCTGGGTCGCATCGGCCTCTATTATCTGTCCCTGGATGGCACCCAGGCAGGGTGGTACAACCCCTCGGTCAACCAGTGGGAGCCCCTGCCCGGCCGCCATCTGGAGGCGGTGAAGGAGGCGTTGCGGATGGCGATGAAGCAGCGGGCCATCGACCTGGTGAAACTTCCTTTGGGCAAGGGTGGCTGGCAATGAAAAACGTCTTCATTATTGTCATGCTAAGTTTTTTCCTTGCGGGTTCGGCGGCGGCCGCCTCTTTTGAAGAGGCCCAGCAGCAGCTGGCTGCCGAATACCGGCAGGCGGTTGAGGAGCAGCATCTGCAACGGCGCTCGATTGCTGCGGCAAAAAAAGAGCTCAAGGATCAACTTGTCAGCCAACGGGAGACCGTCGCCCGACTGGAGCAGGGGAATGCCCAGCTGGAAGCCCGGCTTGATGATCTGCTTCACCATGAGCAGGAGCTGGAGACCAAGCAGCAGACCGTTTTGGCGGAGATGAATGAACTGGCTGGCACCGTCCGTACCGGCGCCCGGGATCTTACCGCCCTGCTGGAGACCTCTCTGGTTTCCGGCACGCAGCCAGGACGGGCAGCGGTACCCGCCGCTCTGCTGGCGGATAAGCGGTTTCCCACGATGGCTGAGGTGAAAGCGATCACCGCCATCTATTTTGATGAAATCCAGGCCGGAGGCCGGATTGAAAAAACCCATGGCCGTTTTATTGGACTTGA from Candidatus Anaeroferrophillus wilburensis carries:
- a CDS encoding branched-chain amino acid ABC transporter permease, coding for MGCAANLNLAAFCQQILVGLSKTTILFIVSSGLSLVLGVLRIPNLAHGSLYMIGAFLTYSLALLFGGGGLGFWLALLLSPLCVALAGLLMERGLFRHLYEREHLMLLLFTFSFTLVFGDLVKLVWGSEYRSLPLPSFFQGSIETFGLPFPKYNLFLLAVGPLVAAGLWYLTNRTAIGKIARAAAVDREMVGAIGINVSLVFCAVFVIGCFLAGFGGALVAPTQNITQGMDHGIIMETFLIVIIGGLGNIWGALLGALIFGLTDAIGILLLPQYAIVFPYLAVIIVLTFRPNGLLKSTW
- a CDS encoding ABC transporter ATP-binding protein; amino-acid sequence: MLILEGITKSFAGFMAVNNAHLTVNEGEIVAVIGPNGAGKTTLFSLITGTQTPTTGSIQFKGVEIAGLAPHTICRRGISRSYQVVNIFHRLTVFENVQLAVLSRQGKTFNLWAPSRRLAVAQTMAILDSVGLADKAEQTSGMLSHGDQKVLEIAISLGTNPDLLIMDEPTAGMSVEETRMSIELIRRLSSEMGVTILFCEHDIDLVFSISHTIMVMQRGETIIQGNPAVVRENSRVKEAYLGEGNYCA
- a CDS encoding ABC transporter ATP-binding protein → MLEVVDIHTFYGLSHILFDVSLEIAEGEIVCLLGRNGAGKSTTMRSIMGLTPAKRGTIHFRGTEITGEKPFRIARRGIGYVPDNRRVFTDLTVGENLDIAARQPDDRTDLWDKEQIYEFFPQLKAINNRRAGFLSGGEQQMLTIGRALMTNPDLLLLDEPTEGLAPLIVALLEEQIMKLKAAGLTVLLAEQNLGVALRLSDRAYVIDNGVIRYQGTIDELREHEEVCCQYLMV
- a CDS encoding DUF3450 domain-containing protein translates to MKRHFSLIALLLLFLLPAAALGAAVDAVTRTVEKTVAVQQETQKEVSAWELERQQLDNDLQNLKMQADLLRHRQQKLQAYIRERQTRIDELQQSIAEQQNVARELEPFLDATLEQAKSLYQKDLPFLVDEREQRFADLALFLDSYDATPADKLRRVLEMLHIEARYGHHVEAGEGMLPLAGVETTVNIFRLGRIGLYYLSLDGTQAGWYNPSVNQWEPLPGRHLEAVKEALRMAMKQRAIDLVKLPLGKGGWQ
- a CDS encoding branched-chain amino acid ABC transporter permease, whose product is MFVTGLLATSLNMVLGFGGMYQFGHAVFYGVGAYTLALFLTKTDLPPWIGFLAAPLVAAGFSLVIGLICVRLSKLYFGMLQISLGSLVWAITFRWYSLTGGDDGINGIPLPELISSTTGAYYCTLAMVLVSLLVMFCITRSTFGRIFLGIRDNPERSASIGINVKAHQLVGMVIAGFFAGVAGSLFVVVEGSVFPDLMFWTLSLEILIMCLLGGWFTFLGPMAGAAIIVAMQTFVGSYTEYWTMILGIVLMLAIFFLPEGVLGFLLEKLAIRSTTGTGD
- a CDS encoding ABC transporter substrate-binding protein; the protein is MKRILASTMMVSLLLLTMLPASALAAKPIHVGIVDCYSGPASTYTNDVLDGFKLVVDEVNAKGGVLGRQITYTTRDSKFKVGLGLSAAKELIMKENVDILMGTINSGLALAISDLCKNEKIPFFATFAKSAKITGEMGHRYVFSMNENTAMIGKAAAHGLALKPFTTYWIAGDDYEYGHALADGVWNNLQQLKPGVELLGQSWWKVGEPDFTPYITSILAAKPDCVIIATGGRDCVPFLKAAKATGFNEKVPFYMHTATELSTLKPLGLNAPEKVIGTSNYHFHYPATGANKAFVAAFQKAYNRLPKVGALYGYTTAKLIINGYEKAGAVNTEKFIDSIEGMAIDSPVGNLTMRAFDHQMMFPMFMGTTAKVEGYDFLMPVDLVTIPGSDVIPSVEEITKARKQ